In Priestia megaterium NBRC 15308 = ATCC 14581, the following proteins share a genomic window:
- a CDS encoding YusW family protein, producing MKKRPFFIFFSLISISVLSACHNDDAAPAKEAQNKQGVTNGGTPMSYDNQSENTSFNFSKFDLEVDYKGLNNDYEADYENENDEIEAKVDDNINDEHLNGDKAFNKLSSKFKKLNFDQRTPDEDVKKEVIDAFGLKKDFQSFELEVRFSNGTEKEYNFKQK from the coding sequence GTGAAGAAACGACCCTTTTTCATATTCTTTTCCCTTATAAGTATTAGCGTACTTTCAGCATGCCACAATGATGATGCAGCACCAGCAAAAGAAGCTCAAAATAAACAAGGCGTGACGAATGGCGGAACGCCGATGAGCTATGATAATCAAAGCGAAAACACATCTTTTAACTTTTCAAAATTTGATTTAGAAGTAGATTATAAGGGGCTCAACAATGATTATGAAGCCGACTACGAAAATGAAAATGATGAGATAGAAGCCAAAGTGGATGATAATATTAACGATGAGCACTTGAACGGAGATAAAGCTTTTAATAAATTATCTTCAAAATTTAAAAAGTTAAATTTTGATCAGCGCACGCCCGATGAAGATGTAAAAAAGGAAGTAATCGATGCGTTTGGTCTAAAAAAAGATTTTCAGTCGTTTGAATTAGAAGTTCGTTTTTCAAACGGAACGGAAAAAGAATACAACTTTAAACAGAAGTAA
- a CDS encoding superoxide dismutase family protein gives MQKLIMNGCVVFVLLLLGACSMVKEQNNAHENHLKIEEAKETSEVSVEPVKVDLTNTSGKKVGEATLSEAKNGVHIKLTAQGLSPGRHGFHIHEIGKCEVPDFKTAGAHFNPFKREHGLKNTKGPHAGDLPNLEVAPNGKVDTEIFASLVTLQEGKPNSLLDMDGSALVIHDKVDDYTTDPSGNSGDRIVCGVIIK, from the coding sequence ATGCAAAAGTTGATAATGAACGGATGCGTAGTCTTTGTGCTGTTATTGTTAGGAGCATGCAGCATGGTAAAAGAGCAAAATAACGCTCATGAAAACCACCTGAAAATAGAGGAAGCGAAAGAAACAAGCGAAGTATCAGTAGAACCTGTTAAAGTGGATTTAACAAATACATCGGGCAAAAAAGTAGGAGAGGCTACCCTGTCAGAAGCAAAGAACGGCGTGCACATTAAATTAACTGCTCAAGGTCTTTCACCGGGGAGACATGGATTTCATATTCATGAAATAGGAAAATGTGAGGTGCCGGATTTTAAAACAGCGGGTGCCCATTTTAATCCTTTTAAACGTGAACACGGCCTTAAAAATACAAAAGGCCCGCATGCAGGTGATTTGCCCAATCTAGAAGTTGCTCCAAATGGCAAAGTAGATACAGAAATTTTTGCTTCTCTTGTCACGCTGCAAGAAGGAAAGCCGAATTCTCTTTTGGATATGGATGGATCGGCATTAGTGATACATGATAAAGTCGACGACTACACAACGGATCCTTCAGGAAACTCAGGAGATCGGATTGTTTGTGGAGTGATTATAAAATAA